Proteins found in one Plasmodium gaboni strain SY75 chromosome 13, whole genome shotgun sequence genomic segment:
- a CDS encoding hypothetical protein (conserved Plasmodium protein, unknown function) — translation MSFFILFLFFFSFFINYNNPHIFYNDNPKLKVLFDRICHKIFSSEHIRNVNRKKNGIVKGCIFNEKEIEKKKNSSTFECINQKLLKNSKMLFYFWSNNLQKIRVNEIMEKEKIFIDLDEEHNYLKKENIHELNYIDLSTFHTYCSFYKLSVLDLLYDDKKINYYSKRYFIKTDHLNSDPLNENATIFIWGNKYKNLQNSKNYIYKKFHNILYYYITILINNILNHTFYFVFNINKKNNYENFIIYKNKYIYPFKNIQINYHKDKYINNSISLKNTKLHNNKETISDFYIVEICHSLNGITFKQNYNILKKKLNNIYFNIEFVTYIFQFPPVFYHIIFIILFSLLITYIFYKIFIKYKRYI, via the coding sequence AtgtcattttttattttgtttttgttttttttttcgttttTTATAAACTATAATAATCCAcacatattttataatgaCAATCCAAAATTAAAAGTATTGTTTGATCGCATTTGccataaaatattttcatctgAACATATCAGAAATGTCAataggaaaaaaaatggaataGTAAAAGGCTGTATTTTTAATGAAAAGGAAatagaaaagaaaaaaaattcaagTACATTTGAATGCATAAATCAAAAGTTGTTAAAAAATAGTAAAATGTTATTTTACTTTTGGTCTAATAATTTACAGAAAATAAGAGTTAATGAAATAAtggaaaaagaaaaaatatttattgaCCTAGATGAAGaacataattatttaaaaaaagaaaatatacatgaattaaattatattgaTTTATCAACTTTTCATACATATTgttcattttataaattaagTGTACTagatttattatatgatgataaaaaaataaattattatagtaaaagatattttataaaaactGATCATTTAAATAGTGATCcattaaatgaaaatgcaactatttttatttggggtaataaatataaaaatttacaaaattcaaaaaattatatttataaaaaatttcataatatattatactattatattactatccttattaacaatatattgaatcatacattttattttgtctttaatataaataaaaaaaataattatgaaaattttattatttataaaaacaaatatatatatccatttaaaaatattcaaattaattatcataaagacaaatatataaataatagtatttctttaaaaaatacaaaactacataataataaggaaACAATATCTGATTTTTACATAGTGGAAATTTGTCATTCCTTAAATGGTATAACATTCaaacaaaattataatatcttaaagaaaaaattaaacaacatatattttaatatagaatttgttacatatatatttcaattCCCTCCAGTATTCTATcacataatatttattatattattttcacTACTAATtacttatatattctataaaatttttatcaaatataaaagGTACATATGA
- a CDS encoding hypothetical protein (conserved Plasmodium protein, unknown function): MNEQNIKNNNCEINDEETNEINDENVIGICIKNILESTFEKNLHYENFLVTKNIELNNFIKENNISDDNLKVLDTMDDGDIPYNKIYNEDILNIKKKNDDDIINEDINYTNEFKNYNTNNSNIYSFNNNESKEINKKKRERKRKRNYLNINDYNFDYDDEDFVESSNELILKTQNDIENNYETSKLINMDDDIIKNLIMPPVVPFNDMFKKFNKEISDIYIKNKNNNIEDLNIFLAPQLLCLEEKENTLINENNYINSNYDSFILKKLKIIDDTENNNFSNQNKDLQKLFMYLMSWYFSGFYSGKMSVLKELYRE, from the coding sequence atgaatgaacagaatataaaaaataataattgtgaaattaatgatgaagaaacaaacgaaataaatgatgaaaatgtTATAGGTATATgcataaaaaatatattagaGTCTACATTTGAAAAGAATTTACACTATGAGAATTTCTTGGTTACAAAGAATAttgaattaaataattttattaaagaaaataatatttctgatgataatttaaaagTACTAGATACTATGGATGATGGTGATATACCATATAATAAGATATACAATGAAGATATtctaaatataaaaaaaaaaaatgatgatgatattataaatgaagatataaattatacaaatgagttcaaaaattataatacaaacaatagcaatatatattcatttaataataacgaatcaaaagaaataaataaaaaaaaaagggaaagaaaaagaaagagAAATTACcttaatattaatgattataattttgattatgatgatgaagaCTTCGTTGAAAGTTCTAATGAACTCATCTTAAAAACACAAAATGATATTGAGAATAATTATGAAACTTCAAAGCTTATTAATATGGatgatgatattataaagaaCCTAATTATGCCACCTGTAGTACCATTCAATGatatgtttaaaaaatttaataaagaaataagtgatatatatataaaaaataaaaataataatatagaagatttaaatatattcttagCACCGcaattattatgtttagaagaaaaagaaaataccttaattaatgaaaataattatattaattctAATTATGActcatttatattaaaaaaattaaaaattatagaTGACActgaaaataataatttttcaaatcaaaataaagatTTACAAAAActttttatgtatttaatGTCTTGGTATTTTTCTGGATTTTATTCTGGAAAAATGAGTGTATTGaaagaattatatagaGAATAA